From the Oleiharenicola lentus genome, one window contains:
- the mnmA gene encoding tRNA 2-thiouridine(34) synthase MnmA codes for MSRILVAMSGGVDSSVAALLLKQQGHDVTGAYMKNWINEDNVIGHCPWMQDIDDARATAEAIGIPFRVVNLMQDYRRLVVDYLLDGYQRGLTPNPDVMCNREMKFGVFLNYARAEGFTSVATGHYARRVEASTAGSVLAPTCAAEVGTSTDPTKKFALLEGADKNKDQSYFLALLSQAQLRDAFFPIGHLAKPQLRELAADARLPNARKKDSQGICFIGEVKMADFLRAYVPEHPGPIVRATDGKILGEHRGLHYYTIGQRKGIRIPSNTDNQAYVVVGKRASDHALLVAFDSADAPGLWANEAQVHSLSFIGDPITAPTRLECRVRYRDPRVAIQFTPGPDATAHIRFDQAQRALASGQIMALYHGEQLLGGAVFA; via the coding sequence ATGTCCCGCATCCTGGTCGCCATGTCGGGCGGAGTGGACAGCTCCGTCGCCGCACTCCTGCTCAAGCAGCAGGGGCACGACGTCACGGGCGCCTACATGAAAAACTGGATCAACGAGGACAACGTCATCGGCCACTGCCCGTGGATGCAGGACATCGACGACGCCCGCGCCACCGCGGAGGCCATCGGCATCCCTTTCCGCGTCGTCAACCTCATGCAGGACTACCGCCGCCTCGTCGTGGACTACCTGCTGGACGGCTACCAGCGCGGCCTCACGCCCAACCCCGACGTGATGTGCAACCGCGAGATGAAGTTCGGCGTGTTTCTCAACTACGCGCGTGCGGAAGGATTCACCAGCGTCGCCACCGGGCACTATGCCCGGCGGGTGGAAGCTTCAACTGCAGGGTCGGTGCTGGCGCCGACCTGCGCGGCCGAGGTCGGCACCAGCACCGACCCGACAAAGAAATTCGCCCTCCTCGAAGGCGCCGACAAAAACAAGGACCAGTCCTACTTCCTCGCGCTCCTCTCGCAGGCCCAGCTGCGCGACGCCTTCTTCCCCATCGGCCATCTCGCCAAACCGCAGTTGCGCGAGCTCGCGGCCGATGCGCGCCTGCCCAACGCCCGCAAGAAGGACAGCCAGGGCATCTGCTTCATCGGCGAGGTGAAGATGGCCGACTTTCTCCGCGCCTACGTCCCCGAGCACCCCGGCCCGATCGTCCGCGCCACCGACGGCAAGATCCTCGGCGAGCACCGCGGGCTGCACTACTACACGATCGGTCAGCGCAAAGGCATCCGCATTCCGTCGAACACGGACAACCAAGCTTACGTCGTCGTCGGCAAGCGCGCCAGCGACCACGCGCTGCTCGTGGCCTTCGACAGCGCCGATGCACCCGGCCTGTGGGCAAACGAAGCCCAAGTGCACAGCCTGAGTTTCATCGGCGATCCGATCACCGCGCCCACCCGCCTCGAATGCCGCGTGCGCTACCGTGACCCGCGTGTCGCCATCCAGTTCACGCCCGGACCGGACGCCACCGCGCACATCCGCTTCGACCAAGCCCAGCGCGCCCTCGCCTCCGGCCAAATCATGGCACTCTACCACGGCGAACAGCTGCTCGGCGGCGCGGTGTTCGCGTGA
- a CDS encoding alpha-amylase family glycosyl hydrolase, translating into MRSTLAVARRVLDDAGRSPPLNTRTPFNPDLAHRIFRAWLTSTSTGIIEMGADWTAESLPLLTPGDKAFEFADLSPAEPSLYAEEAAYYVDELGQVVFMLDPAEHSWVDFETMPIYVAGDFNGWQAAIGKTEWLMVWGELNRRRVLLLKKPASGLLTEPPQQFKFVTGDNRWLDLPRDATNAVAVGDGRYNRLLKRHRTGRNQFRFTTTEPLLLNRTYSVILVREGREPPKVRLRLGRFFHALKSDLPLGAIVARGGTTFRIFAPRAKHVRLFLCEKLEDLGKAFGYELDPRREEDGWRGVWEAQINRNLHGWYYWYSISGPHDVFGHFHPNQRILDPYARAAVGREGPGIVLDQAWLGQADRTFATPAWQDLVMVEAHVRDLVAHAPVSLSAEERLGFTGLRKWVESPDFYLKKLGVNCVELQPVHHADNLTKEEYFWGYMPVSYFAPAAAYGLDGPRASQVKELQELVAAFHRQGMAVVIDVVYNHVGEPAHLLFVDKLYYFELGDDGTLTNWSGCGNDLRARSAMATRLIVDSLVQLIEVYGVDGFRFDLAELIGVDVLRDVETAVKKVKPDVILIAEPWSFRGHIAAALRPTGFASWNDNYRNFLRDYVHGRGGADSLEYFLKGSPWHFAYWPAQTVNYTESHDDSTWIDVITENPGRNGHHPTQNDRQRTHLMAAVLFASVGIPLLSAGQDFLRSKHGVNNTYLRGDLNALDYRRMARYPATHKYFADWISFRRSARGQLLRQWSRPSEGFFRCFGGAGHPALVAVYNADGSQGATQLMFAVNPHTDDTVIPIGEFAESGWRQLADHECFYPETAPGPLTVGADGVFIPGLGCSLWIRG; encoded by the coding sequence GTGCGAAGCACGCTTGCGGTGGCGCGGCGTGTGCTGGATGATGCCGGTCGCTCTCCTCCTTTGAACACCCGCACGCCCTTCAACCCGGACCTGGCTCACCGCATTTTTCGTGCGTGGCTGACCTCGACCTCGACCGGCATCATCGAGATGGGGGCGGACTGGACCGCCGAGTCGCTGCCGTTGCTCACGCCGGGCGACAAGGCCTTCGAGTTTGCCGACCTCAGCCCGGCCGAGCCCTCGCTCTACGCGGAGGAGGCGGCCTATTACGTGGACGAGCTGGGGCAGGTGGTGTTCATGCTCGATCCGGCGGAACACAGCTGGGTCGATTTTGAAACGATGCCCATCTACGTGGCGGGCGACTTCAACGGCTGGCAGGCGGCCATCGGCAAGACCGAATGGCTGATGGTCTGGGGCGAGTTGAACCGCCGACGGGTGCTGCTGTTGAAGAAGCCGGCCTCCGGCCTGCTGACCGAGCCGCCGCAGCAGTTCAAGTTTGTGACCGGCGACAACCGCTGGCTGGATCTGCCCCGCGACGCCACGAACGCCGTGGCGGTGGGCGACGGCCGCTATAACCGCCTGCTGAAGCGGCATCGCACCGGGCGCAACCAGTTCCGCTTCACCACGACCGAGCCGCTGCTGCTCAACCGCACCTACTCGGTGATCCTCGTGCGCGAGGGCCGCGAGCCGCCCAAGGTGCGGCTGCGCCTCGGGCGATTTTTCCATGCCCTGAAGAGTGACCTGCCCCTCGGTGCGATCGTCGCCCGCGGGGGCACCACGTTCCGGATCTTTGCGCCGCGGGCGAAGCATGTGCGGCTTTTCCTCTGCGAGAAACTTGAGGACCTGGGCAAGGCCTTCGGCTATGAGCTCGATCCGCGCAGGGAGGAGGACGGCTGGCGCGGCGTATGGGAAGCCCAGATCAACCGGAATCTCCACGGGTGGTATTATTGGTATTCGATCAGCGGCCCGCACGATGTCTTCGGACACTTTCATCCGAACCAACGGATTCTCGACCCCTATGCCCGGGCCGCAGTGGGGCGCGAAGGACCGGGCATCGTGCTGGATCAGGCCTGGCTGGGGCAGGCGGACCGCACCTTTGCGACGCCCGCCTGGCAGGATTTGGTCATGGTCGAGGCGCACGTGCGCGACCTTGTGGCCCATGCCCCCGTTTCGCTCAGCGCGGAGGAGCGCCTGGGCTTCACCGGCCTGCGCAAATGGGTCGAGAGCCCGGATTTCTACCTGAAGAAACTCGGGGTGAATTGCGTGGAACTCCAACCGGTCCACCACGCGGACAACCTCACGAAGGAGGAGTATTTCTGGGGTTACATGCCGGTGAGCTACTTCGCTCCGGCGGCTGCGTACGGGCTCGATGGTCCACGCGCCTCGCAGGTGAAGGAGCTGCAGGAACTCGTCGCCGCCTTCCACCGCCAGGGCATGGCCGTGGTGATCGACGTGGTCTATAACCACGTCGGCGAACCGGCGCACCTGCTGTTCGTGGATAAGCTGTATTATTTCGAGCTCGGCGACGACGGCACGCTCACCAACTGGAGCGGCTGCGGCAACGACCTGCGCGCGCGCTCCGCGATGGCCACGCGGCTGATCGTGGACAGCCTCGTGCAGCTCATCGAGGTCTATGGCGTGGACGGTTTCCGCTTCGACCTGGCGGAATTGATCGGCGTGGACGTGCTGCGTGATGTCGAGACCGCCGTGAAGAAGGTAAAGCCCGATGTCATCCTGATCGCCGAGCCGTGGAGTTTTCGCGGCCATATCGCGGCGGCCCTGCGGCCGACGGGCTTCGCTTCTTGGAACGACAATTACCGGAACTTCCTGCGCGACTACGTGCACGGACGCGGTGGCGCCGACTCACTTGAGTATTTTCTCAAGGGTTCGCCGTGGCACTTCGCCTACTGGCCGGCGCAGACGGTCAACTACACGGAGTCGCACGACGACAGTACGTGGATTGACGTCATCACCGAGAATCCCGGTCGCAACGGCCATCATCCCACGCAGAACGACCGCCAGCGCACCCACCTCATGGCGGCGGTGCTCTTTGCCTCCGTCGGCATCCCGTTGCTCTCGGCGGGTCAGGATTTCCTGCGGAGCAAGCATGGCGTGAACAACACCTACCTGCGGGGAGACCTGAACGCACTCGATTACCGGCGGATGGCGCGCTACCCGGCCACGCACAAATACTTTGCCGACTGGATTTCGTTCCGCCGCTCCGCCCGCGGGCAGTTGCTCCGGCAGTGGTCGCGACCATCGGAGGGCTTCTTCCGCTGCTTTGGCGGGGCGGGGCACCCGGCCTTGGTGGCGGTTTACAACGCCGACGGCAGCCAGGGGGCCACGCAGCTTATGTTCGCCGTCAATCCGCACACGGACGACACCGTGATCCCGATCGGGGAATTTGCCGAATCCGGCTGGCGGCAACTGGCCGACCACGAGTGTTTTTACCCCG